In Clarias gariepinus isolate MV-2021 ecotype Netherlands chromosome 1, CGAR_prim_01v2, whole genome shotgun sequence, one DNA window encodes the following:
- the tmem256 gene encoding transmembrane protein 256: MSASLAVQRLAALSGALAVSAGAYGAHGFRRSDRDDYQKELYSTANTYHFYHSLALLGASRCRKPALAGAILLTGMGCFCGPLYHQALTGDPSLSKLAPIGGVLFIVGWLAMAV; the protein is encoded by the exons ATGAGCGCGTCGTTAGCGGTGCAGAGGTTAGCGGCCCTGAGCGGGGCTCTGGCGGTCAGTGCTGGAGCTTATGGGGCTCATG GTTTCAGACGGAGTGACAGAGATGACTACCAGAaagag CTCTACAGCACGGCCAATACATATCATTTCTACCACAGTTTGGCTCTTTTAGGAGCCTCTCGATGCAGGAAGCCTGCTCTG GCTGGAGCAATTCTCCTGACAGGCATGGGCTGCTTCTGTGGTCCTCTCTACCACCAGGCTTTAACGGGTGATCCCTCCTTAAGCAAGCTGGCACCCATCGGGGGTGTGCTTTTCATTGTGGGCTGGCTTGCCATGGCCGTCTGA
- the LOC128518804 gene encoding transmembrane protein 256-like isoform X2, with the protein MGHMCLKRVARMTTRERCVYLQLYRTATTYHFYHSLALLGASQCRKPALAGAILLTGMGCFCGPLYHQALTGDPSLSKLAPIGGVLFIVGWLAMAV; encoded by the exons ATGGGGCACATG TGTTTAAAGAGAGTAGCAAGGATGACTACCAGAGAGAGGTGTGTATACTTACAG CTCTACCGCACAGCCACTACCTATCATTTCTACCACAGTTTGGCTCTTTTAGGAGCCTCTCAATGCAGGAAGCCTGCTCTG GCTGGAGCAATTCTCCTGACAGGCATGGGCTGCTTCTGTGGTCCTCTCTACCACCAGGCATTAACGGGTGATCCCTCCTTAAGCAAGCTGGCACCTATCGGGGGTGTGCTTTTCATTGTCGGCTGGCTTGCCATGGCTGTCTGA
- the LOC128518804 gene encoding transmembrane protein 256-like isoform X1 — translation MSASLAVQRLAALSGALAVSACAHGAHVFKESSKDDYQRELYRTATTYHFYHSLALLGASQCRKPALAGAILLTGMGCFCGPLYHQALTGDPSLSKLAPIGGVLFIVGWLAMAV, via the exons ATGAGCGCGTCGTTAGCGGTGCAGAGGTTAGCGGCCCTGAGCGGGGCTCTGGCGGTCAGTGCCTGCGCTCATGGGGCACATG TGTTTAAAGAGAGTAGCAAGGATGACTACCAGAGAGAG CTCTACCGCACAGCCACTACCTATCATTTCTACCACAGTTTGGCTCTTTTAGGAGCCTCTCAATGCAGGAAGCCTGCTCTG GCTGGAGCAATTCTCCTGACAGGCATGGGCTGCTTCTGTGGTCCTCTCTACCACCAGGCATTAACGGGTGATCCCTCCTTAAGCAAGCTGGCACCTATCGGGGGTGTGCTTTTCATTGTCGGCTGGCTTGCCATGGCTGTCTGA